tatacacacaaaatagtggatttggctacttcagccacacctgttgctgacaggagtataaaatcgagcacacggccatgcaatctccatagacaaacattggaagtagaatggccttactgatactgaagagctcagtgactttcaatgtggcaccgtcataggatgccacttttccaacaagtcagttcgtcatgTTTCttccttgctagagctgccctgttaaactgtaagtgctgttattatgaaaacatctaggagcaagaATGGCTCAACcacgaagtggtaagccacacaagctcaaaaaACGGGACCACCGAGAGCGGAAGCGCTTAGCacgtaaaaatcgcctgtcctatcgagttccaaactgcttctggaagcaacagaagaactgttcatcgggagcttcatgaaatgggtttccatggccgagtagccgcacacaagactaagatcaccatgcgcaatgccaagcattggctggaggggtgtaaagctcgccgctattggactctgaagcagtgtaaacgtgttgtctggagtgatgaatcactcttcatcatctggcagtcccaCAGAAAAATCTGTGTTTGGTGAATGCCAGgcaaacgctacctgccccaatgcatagtggcaactgtaaagtttggtggaggaataatggtgtggggctgtttttcatggttcgggctaggctccatagttccagtgaagggaaatcttaacgtgcaatgacattatagatgattctgtgctgCCAACTTTGTGGcaccagtttggggaaggccctttcctgtttcagcgtgaCAATGCCCCCGAGCACAAATAgacgtccatacagaaatggtgtgTCAAAAAACGGtttgaaagaacttgactggcctgcacagagccctgatctcaaccccatcgaacacctttgggatgaattggaatatcgactgcgagccaggcctaatcgcccaacatcagtgcccaacctcactaatgcgtCTGAATGGAAGCACGTTCCCGTAGCAATGTTACaacttctagtggaaagccttcccaggagagtgggggctgttatagcagcaatgttcaaacatctagtggaaagccttcccagaagagtgggggctgttatagcagcaaaagggggaccaggTCCATATTAagggccatgattttggaatgagatgttccacgagcaggtgcccacatacttttgtccaTGTAGTGTAGTTGGAAAAGGTGCTTATTAGTTCAAATGcaaaagttgtccatgatgagattcgaacatgAAACCTTTGGGTTGCAAGACGTTCATGTTATATGCCTTTGGGTTGCAATACGTTCATGTTATATGCCTTTGGGTTGCAAGACGTTCATGTTATATGCCTTTGGGTTGCAATACGTTCATGTTATATGCCTTTGGGTTGCAAGACGTTCATGTTATATGCCTTTGGGTTGCAATACGTTCATGTTATATGCCTTTGGGTTGCAAGACGTTCATGTTATATGCCTTTGGGTTGCAAGACGTTCATGTTATATGCCTTTGGGTTGCAAGACGTTCATGTTATATGCCTTTGGGTTGCAATACGTTCATGTTATATGCCTTTGGGTTGCAAGACGTTCATGTTATATGCAGACCCATCTATCCACCCTCCTTTTGGTTTGTCCTAAAGGGACATttcttcatattcatcatctccagcaccaccacaacatcaacACATGTGCAAATGGCTCATTAAAAAAAAGGATGGACTTTCCAATGACATGATTCTATAAACGCACTCTTTCCTCTTCACAGTTCCCTCGCAGTGAGAAACAATATGATTACAGTAGTGTTACTCTTTCTTAATGTTATCAAATTCACTGTTACCACTTCTTTTATGACATGAGGATTAATTGATGGAGTGACTTTAATCTTAGCTGGTCTGAGAGAAGTGATGAGGCTTCTCTCCTTTATGTATACATTGATGTGTTTTTAAGGTAGCCAATCgggtgaaactcttcccacagtcagagcagaaataaggcttctctcctgtgtgtcttctttgatgaacttttagctcagttgatgttgtgaagcacttcccacagtcagagcaggagtaaggcttctctcctttatgtatacgttggtgtgtttttaagtTGCTCTGATTtgaaaaactcttcccacagtcagagcacgcgtaaggcttctctcctgtgtgtattcgttGGTGTGACTTTAAGCCGCTCTGTTGAAAAAAGTTCATCCCACATTCAGAGCagtagtaaggcttctctcctgtgtgtattcgctgGTGACATATTAAGTGGCCctgttgagagaaactcttcccacagtcagagcagcagtaaggcttctctcctgtgtgtgttctccgaTGAACTCTTAGCTCAACTGATCTTGTGaaacattttccacagtcagagcagaagtaatgcttctctcctgtatgtataagTTGGTGTGACTTTAAGCTGCTCTGCTGAGAGAAAAtcgccccacagtcagagcaggagtaaggcttctctcctgtgtgtacacGTTGGTGTTTTTTTAAGCTGCTTGATGAGGTGAAACtgttcccacagtcagagcaggagtaaggcttctctcctgtgtgcatacgttggtgtgtttttaagctgctctgttgagagaaactctccccacagtcagagcaggagtaaggcttctctcctgtatgtatacgttggtgtgtttttaagtTGCTCTGATGCGAGAAACTctccccacagtcagagcaggagtaaggtttTTCTCCAGTGTGCACTCGTCGATGAACTGTCAGAGCCTGTGATGttgtgaaactcttcccacagtcagtgcAGGAATACAgattctcccctgtgtgtatttgtAGGTGTATTTTTAGCTTTGATAGAATTGGGAAAATCTCCTCACAATGCGGGCAGGGATAAGACCTCTTAGCTCTGTGATCTTCCTGCTGTTGCTCTCTGGATGTAGAGAATGTCTCAACAtggtctcctgtgtgaacaacatcagaagaaccagtcagtcaattttttaaaattttaaaacgtttatttttccatatatatatgtgttgaaATAAAATCAGCTAT
The DNA window shown above is from Oncorhynchus mykiss isolate Arlee chromosome 18, USDA_OmykA_1.1, whole genome shotgun sequence and carries:
- the LOC110510709 gene encoding zinc finger protein 501-like isoform X2, with protein sequence MSEAGNIKSEDKPNLQSLGPDCDSGAQFALQDPEMASVKLEDYSQTLELNVNIKDEEEEEKIGESVYDGDHVETFSTSREQQQEDHRAKRSYPCPHCEEIFPILSKLKIHLQIHTGENLYSCTDCGKSFTTSQALTVHRRVHTGEKPYSCSDCGESFSHQSNLKTHQRIHTGEKPYSCSDCGESFSQQSSLKTHQRMHTGEKPYSCSDCGNSFTSSSSLKKHQRVHTGEKPYSCSDCGAIFSQQSSLKSHQLIHTGEKHYFCSDCGKCFTRSVELRVHRRTHTGEKPYCCSDCGKSFSQQGHLICHQRIHTGEKPYYCSECGMNFFQQSGLKSHQRIHTGEKPYACSDCGKSFSNQSNLKTHQRIHKGEKPYSCSDCGKCFTTSTELKVHQRRHTGEKPYFCSDCGKSFTRLATLKTHQCIHKGEKPHHFSQTS
- the LOC110510709 gene encoding zinc finger protein 501-like isoform X1, whose translation is MSEAGNIKSEDKPNLQSLGPDCDSGAQFVLQDPEMASVKLEDCSQTLELNVNIKDEEEEEKIGKSVYDGDHVETFSTSREQQQEDHRAKRSYPCPHCEEIFPILSKLKIHLQIHTGENLYSCTDCGKSFTTSQALTVHRRVHTGEKPYSCSDCGESFSHQSNLKTHQRIHTGEKPYSCSDCGESFSQQSSLKTHQRMHTGEKPYSCSDCGNSFTSSSSLKKHQRVHTGEKPYSCSDCGAIFSQQSSLKSHQLIHTGEKHYFCSDCGKCFTRSVELRVHRRTHTGEKPYCCSDCGKSFSQQGHLICHQRIHTGEKPYYCSECGMNFFQQSGLKSHQRIHTGEKPYACSDCGKSFSNQSNLKTHQRIHKGEKPYSCSDCGKCFTTSTELKVHQRRHTGEKPYFCSDCGKSFTRLATLKTHQCIHKGEKPHHFSQTS